One Curtobacterium herbarum genomic window carries:
- a CDS encoding aldehyde dehydrogenase family protein — MTLDAPTTTARPSDESSADTITVLDPVTGEVASETRRSTADEVRDAVARARAAATGWARTAPGERGALLRAAAERLREHADELAAMNTRETGKVPGDARGGVAAGIDTLIQYAELGPLHRGEALRGNHGAADFAVPHPRGVVLALTPWNDPVAVACGILGAAIAAGNTVVHKGSERSPGTIALLNRLLAAELPEGVLVGVDGDATTGEQLLAEDGIAVYAHVGSTATGDRLAEAALRTRAHVIRENGGNDAAVVDADVDPEWAADQVALGAFANTGQICTSVERVYVHRDVADEFTAALVRAAERKTASAAADFGPLVDERLRATVQQHVDQAVAAGARVLTGGTVPEGAGTFYPATVITGCTDDMLVLTEETFGPIAPIRVVEDMAEGLRLAAEDRYGLAATVLTGDTATALQAAAELPVGTVKINAVFGGAPGGSAEPRGASGSGFGYGPHLLDEMTTTTVVHLEAAPRRTTAAATGTVVDPATAGSHGTDTATAEDVR, encoded by the coding sequence ATGACGCTCGATGCCCCCACCACCACCGCTCGCCCGTCGGACGAGTCGTCCGCGGACACGATCACGGTGCTCGACCCCGTGACCGGCGAGGTGGCCTCGGAGACCCGTCGCAGCACGGCGGACGAGGTGCGTGACGCGGTCGCGCGGGCGCGGGCAGCGGCGACCGGGTGGGCACGGACGGCGCCCGGCGAGCGTGGCGCGCTCCTCCGGGCCGCGGCAGAACGGCTGCGTGAGCACGCGGACGAGCTGGCCGCGATGAACACCCGCGAGACCGGCAAGGTCCCGGGCGACGCACGCGGCGGGGTCGCGGCGGGCATCGACACGCTCATCCAGTACGCCGAGCTCGGCCCGCTGCACCGCGGTGAGGCCCTGCGCGGCAACCACGGTGCCGCCGACTTCGCGGTGCCGCACCCCCGGGGCGTCGTCCTCGCCCTGACCCCGTGGAACGACCCGGTGGCCGTGGCGTGCGGGATCCTCGGCGCAGCCATCGCCGCCGGCAACACCGTCGTCCACAAGGGCAGCGAACGGAGTCCCGGCACGATCGCCCTGCTCAACCGCCTGCTCGCCGCCGAACTGCCCGAGGGCGTGCTCGTCGGGGTCGACGGCGACGCCACGACCGGGGAGCAGCTGCTGGCCGAGGACGGCATCGCCGTCTACGCACACGTCGGGTCGACCGCGACCGGTGACCGGCTCGCCGAGGCCGCACTCCGGACCCGCGCGCACGTCATCCGCGAGAACGGCGGCAACGACGCCGCCGTCGTGGACGCCGACGTCGACCCGGAGTGGGCCGCCGACCAGGTCGCGCTCGGCGCGTTCGCGAACACCGGCCAGATCTGCACGAGCGTCGAGCGGGTCTACGTGCACCGCGACGTCGCCGACGAGTTCACCGCCGCCCTGGTGCGCGCGGCCGAGCGGAAGACCGCGTCGGCGGCAGCCGACTTCGGACCGCTGGTGGACGAGCGGCTCCGGGCGACCGTGCAGCAGCACGTCGACCAGGCCGTCGCGGCCGGTGCCCGGGTCCTGACCGGCGGCACGGTGCCCGAGGGTGCCGGCACGTTCTACCCGGCGACCGTGATCACCGGCTGCACGGACGACATGCTCGTCCTGACCGAGGAGACCTTCGGCCCGATCGCCCCGATCCGCGTCGTCGAGGACATGGCCGAGGGGCTGCGCCTCGCCGCGGAGGACCGCTACGGCCTGGCCGCGACCGTCCTGACCGGCGACACCGCCACCGCGCTGCAGGCCGCGGCGGAGCTGCCGGTCGGCACCGTGAAGATCAACGCCGTGTTCGGTGGCGCGCCCGGCGGCAGCGCCGAACCGCGCGGCGCGTCGGGCTCCGGCTTCGGGTACGGCCCGCACCTGCTCGACGAGATGACGACGACCACCGTCGTGCACCTCGAGGCCGCCCCGCGTCGCACGACGGCGGCGGCCACCGGCACCGTGGTCGACCCGGCGACCGCCGGCAGCCACGGCACCGACACCGCGACCGCCGAGGACGTCCGATGA
- the rfaE2 gene encoding D-glycero-beta-D-manno-heptose 1-phosphate adenylyltransferase, producing MTADVRMVRRVVDAVAAAEPVVVVVGDVILDRWTVGAAERVSREAPAPVVRVTETIAVPGGAANTAVNARALGAHVRMVALIGDDETGRVLRDRLEAAGVDTRWLVAVPGATTTSKDRIVGGDRVVVRVDDLAGPPSAADTGLLARATAAAVQGRVPGSADSHDSSESAAARADAVVVCDYDLGVDATAIVPVLERDRPTTVVVDAHDLSRWRALRPDLVTPNAGEAAALLGRDLGQGAARAGTVVAARDEVLTVTGARNAVVTLDRNGTVLLEAVAPVTDAPVREAHRTRATPASEQQASGAGDTFCAAASVALAVGTPVREAVSFAQAAADVVVREAGTSVCTAEALVSSVSAPAETVVDHDQLAEAVDEARRAGRRIVFTNGCFDVVHRGHTTYLRQASELGDLLVVALNDDDSVRRLKGPERPINTAEDRAGVLAALACVDLVTVFATDTPIPLIERIRPDVYVKGGDYSPEMLSETEVVRAHGGEVVMVDYVAEHSTSAVVRRIRETAAGNGSSPTTSPATPGSGDA from the coding sequence ATGACCGCCGACGTCCGCATGGTCCGCCGCGTCGTCGACGCCGTCGCCGCGGCCGAGCCGGTCGTCGTCGTGGTCGGCGACGTGATCCTGGACCGGTGGACGGTCGGTGCGGCCGAACGGGTGTCCCGCGAAGCACCCGCGCCCGTCGTCCGGGTCACCGAGACGATCGCCGTCCCGGGAGGCGCGGCCAACACCGCCGTCAACGCCCGGGCCCTGGGTGCGCACGTCCGCATGGTCGCACTGATCGGCGACGACGAGACCGGCCGGGTCCTCCGCGACCGCCTGGAGGCCGCCGGGGTCGACACCCGCTGGCTCGTGGCCGTCCCCGGCGCGACCACCACGAGCAAGGACCGGATCGTCGGCGGGGACCGCGTGGTCGTCCGGGTCGACGACCTGGCCGGGCCGCCGAGCGCCGCGGACACCGGGCTGCTCGCCCGGGCGACCGCCGCCGCGGTGCAGGGCCGCGTGCCCGGGTCAGCCGACTCGCACGACTCATCCGAATCCGCCGCAGCGCGGGCCGACGCCGTCGTGGTCTGCGACTACGACCTCGGGGTCGACGCGACCGCGATCGTCCCCGTGCTCGAGCGGGACCGCCCCACGACCGTGGTCGTCGACGCGCACGACCTCAGCCGCTGGCGTGCCCTGCGTCCCGACCTCGTCACCCCGAACGCCGGCGAGGCGGCTGCCCTGCTCGGCCGGGACCTCGGTCAGGGCGCCGCACGTGCCGGCACCGTGGTGGCAGCGCGTGACGAGGTCCTCACGGTCACCGGCGCCCGGAACGCGGTCGTCACGCTCGACCGGAACGGCACCGTCCTGCTCGAGGCGGTCGCCCCGGTCACGGACGCCCCGGTCCGGGAGGCACATCGCACCCGCGCCACGCCGGCGTCCGAGCAGCAGGCCTCCGGCGCCGGCGACACCTTCTGCGCCGCCGCGTCGGTCGCCCTGGCGGTCGGCACCCCGGTACGCGAGGCCGTGTCGTTCGCCCAGGCCGCGGCCGACGTCGTCGTCCGCGAGGCCGGCACGTCCGTCTGCACCGCCGAGGCCCTGGTGTCGTCGGTGTCCGCCCCCGCCGAGACGGTCGTCGACCACGACCAGCTGGCCGAGGCGGTCGACGAGGCCCGTCGTGCCGGTCGACGCATCGTCTTCACGAACGGCTGCTTCGACGTCGTCCACCGCGGACACACGACGTACCTGCGGCAGGCGAGCGAGCTCGGCGACCTGCTCGTCGTCGCGCTGAACGACGACGACTCGGTCCGTCGGCTGAAGGGACCCGAGCGTCCGATCAACACCGCCGAGGACCGCGCCGGCGTGCTCGCGGCGCTGGCCTGCGTCGACCTGGTGACGGTCTTCGCGACCGACACCCCGATCCCGCTCATCGAGCGCATCCGCCCCGACGTCTACGTCAAGGGCGGCGACTACTCCCCCGAGATGCTCAGCGAGACCGAGGTGGTCCGCGCCCACGGTGGCGAGGTCGTCATGGTCGACTACGTCGCCGAGCACTCCACGAGCGCCGTCGTCCGCCGGATCCGCGAGACCGCGGCCGGCAACGGCAGCAGCCCGACGACCAGCCCGGCGACGCCCGGCTCCGGGGACGCGTGA
- a CDS encoding glycosyltransferase family 2 protein: MRRSARWSGEWGRPAEPTSVDRPPVDVDVLIPTVGRTAELAATLAGLAAQTDVAFRLVLSDQSETGDVAERPAVAAMVRVLEAQGRPVTLLTHPERRGLAEHRQFLLDHAEAGAVLFLDDDVWLESGSVHRMLDALRSLDTGFVGSAVQGLSYLQDRRPHETEPFALWDGPVVPEVVRRGTPGFDRWSLHNAANLVHVAAGLDVEPGGWLPYRVAWVGACALYDRAALESVGGFRFWESLPPGHAGEDVVAQWLVMERFGGVGIVPSGAVHLEAPTTVTDRSVDAPDVVFAHEHGMQQEQQH; encoded by the coding sequence GTGAGGCGGAGCGCGCGGTGGTCCGGCGAGTGGGGTCGTCCCGCCGAACCGACGTCGGTCGACCGTCCGCCCGTCGACGTCGACGTGCTGATCCCGACCGTCGGACGGACCGCCGAGCTCGCCGCGACCCTCGCCGGCCTGGCCGCCCAGACCGACGTCGCCTTCCGCCTGGTCCTCAGCGACCAGTCCGAGACCGGTGACGTCGCGGAACGTCCGGCGGTCGCCGCGATGGTCCGCGTCCTGGAGGCGCAGGGCCGCCCCGTCACGCTCCTCACCCACCCGGAACGGCGGGGCCTCGCCGAACACCGGCAGTTCCTGCTCGACCACGCCGAGGCCGGTGCCGTCCTGTTCCTCGACGACGACGTGTGGCTGGAGTCCGGCTCGGTGCACCGGATGCTCGACGCGCTGCGGTCGCTCGACACCGGCTTCGTCGGCAGTGCCGTGCAGGGGCTGTCGTACCTGCAGGACCGCCGACCGCACGAGACCGAACCGTTCGCGCTCTGGGACGGCCCGGTCGTCCCCGAGGTGGTCCGCCGCGGCACGCCCGGCTTCGACCGCTGGTCCCTGCACAACGCCGCGAACCTGGTGCACGTCGCGGCCGGACTCGACGTCGAACCCGGCGGCTGGCTGCCCTACCGGGTCGCCTGGGTCGGCGCCTGCGCGCTGTACGACCGGGCTGCACTCGAGTCGGTCGGGGGCTTCCGGTTCTGGGAGTCGCTGCCGCCCGGGCACGCGGGCGAGGACGTCGTCGCGCAGTGGCTCGTCATGGAGCGGTTCGGCGGGGTCGGCATCGTCCCCTCGGGTGCCGTGCACCTCGAGGCGCCGACGACCGTCACGGACCGCTCGGTCGACGCCCCGGACGTCGTCTTCGCCCACGAGCACGGGATGCAGCAGGAGCAGCAGCACTGA